The following are from one region of the Hyla sarda isolate aHylSar1 chromosome 6, aHylSar1.hap1, whole genome shotgun sequence genome:
- the TADA1 gene encoding transcriptional adapter 1, producing MATFVSELEAAKKSLSEALGENVKQYWANLKLWFKQKISKEEFDVEARRLLTQENVHSHNDFLLAILTRCQILISSPEGAGALPCATKTKPKGKKRITSVRQKFDHRFQAQNPLAGAQQFVSRDPQEDDELKLCSHTMTLPTRGQLEGRMIVTAFEHGLDNVTEDAVTMVIHALETHVKNLLMSVVSRRQAYRLKDGHFRYAFGCNINPQPYLRNSVATYNQLMDWVLTRSPPLECLRTHSIPQKIMSETSPP from the exons ATGGCGACCTTCGTCAGCGAACTGGAGGCGGCTAAGAAGAGCCTGAGCGAGGCCCTGGGAGAGAACGTAAAGCA gtATTGGGCAAATCTAAAACTCTGGTTCAAGCAGAAAATAAGCAAAGAAGAGTTTGATGTTGAAGCTCGACGCCTTCTCACACAGGAAAATG tgCACTCCCATAATGACTTCCTCCTGGCCATTCTTACTCGATGCCAAATTCTTATTTCTTCCCCTG AGGGAGCCGGAGCGTTACCCTGCGCAACCAAAACTAAGCCTAAGGGAAAGAAAAGAATCACATCTGTCCGACAGAAATTTgat CATCGTTTCCAAGCGCAGAATCCTCTGGCCGGAGCCCAGCAGTTTGTGAGTCGGGACCCTCAGGAGGACGATGAGCTGAAGCTTTGTTCTCACACCATGACGCTGCCCACCCGAGGACAGCTGGAGGGACGCATGATTGTCACCGCCTTCGAACATGGATTGGACAATGTGACCGAGGACGCTGTGACCATGGTTATCCATGCACTAGAG ACGCACGTGAAGAACTTGTTGATGTCTGTGGTGTCTCGGAGACAAGCATACCGCCTCAAGGACGGACACTTCAGATACGCCTTCGGCTGCAATATCAATCCCCAGCCGTACCTACGAAACAGCGTGGCGACCTACAACCAGCTCATGGATTG GGTTCTAACCCGATCCCCTCCTCTCGAATGTTTACGGACACATTCGATACCACAGAAAATCATGTCTGAGACATCGCCACCGTGA